The Bactrocera dorsalis isolate Fly_Bdor chromosome 3, ASM2337382v1, whole genome shotgun sequence genomic interval ATTAGCCCTACGAAGCGgttcaaaatttgcaaaaatcacTGGTTGTCTGGCCTgtcttttaaataatatatagaacAAAGGGTTTCTGATAGATCATAAATTCTTAAAGAACCCGATTGTAGTGACACTTGGTCATCAGAACACAGTGGCCTACTAGCTAGTGAGCGCTTGTAGCGAATTATTCATTTAATGAAGTGAGCGTACGTTGCCATTGTTTTTGTAGCATTACTTGCAGCTTTTTTGCCGCTTACGCATTTGTAAAACCCAAACCAGCGAGAGTATCTTGCAGTTAGTTATCAGTAGATAACCACATGATAACTGCAAGACTCGAAAAAAGCCGTATAAAAGCTCCGAGTTGCTCGCAAAGTGCGAATAGTGTATACACTCGCGGTATAACGGTCAGCACAAATGCGCTCTAAatgcttaaaactaatattttgagTTATGTCGGTCTGGGCTTGCTAATACTCATCGCCGCTGTCAAGGCGCAACACGAGCCACACTGGTGGGCCGAGCGCAATACGATTGTACATCTCTTCGAATGGAAGTGGACGGATATAGCCAGAGAGTGCGAGCGTTTTTTAGCACCGCGCGGTTTTGCCGGCGTACAGGTGAGCGCAAACGATAATAACAAGTGCAACGagcgtttatttattaaattcacgAAACAACCCAAACAGGTCTCACCCGTCGCTGAGAATGTAGTGATCGCCGGACGTCCATGGTGGGAACGTTATCAGCCGGTCTCGTACAAACTGATTACACGTTCCGGCAATGAGTCGGAGTTCGCCGATATGGTGCGCAGATGTAACGCTGTTGGCGTGCGTATTTATGTCGATGTGCTGCTCAATCATATGGCTGCCTCGTATGATGGTGTCGTTTATGGTACGGGGGGCTCGATTGCCTATCCAAACGCGAAGTACTTTCCTGCCGTGCCTTATACAGCGCAGGATTTTCATTCGACTTGCGATATACAGGATTGGAACGACCGTTTTCAAGTGCAAAATTGTTAGTTGGTGCGCCTGAAAGACTTGGATCAGAGTAGTGACCGTGTGCGTGCAAAACTGCTGGGATTTCTGAATCAACTCATTGAGTTAGGTGTGGCGGGTTTTCGTGTAGATGCCGCCAAGCATGTGCCGGCGGAAGATTTGAAGGTAGTGCCGTACTAAGACTATTGCTTCAAGGGATTCTAatgttaaatttcttttcagctAATTTATGAGAGCATGCATGATCTCAACACCGCGCATGGTTTCGCGCGCAATGCGCGTCCTTTCATCTATCAGGAAGTCGTCGATTATGGTTTCGAACAGATCAGCAAATATGAGTACAGTCCGCTAGGCGCTGTGACCGAATTTCGTTTCTCGGAAGAAATAGGTGGCGCCTTTCGTGGTTATAATCAACTTAAGTGGCTGCGTAACTGGGGTACCGAGTGGAGCTTCTTACCCTCCGAGCACGCTTTCGTCTTTGTCGATAACCACGATAATCAACGCGAAGGTAACAATGTGCTCACCTATAAAAATGCCAAGCAATATAAGATGGCCAACGCTTTCGCATTAGCCTATCCTTACGGCATAATGCGCGTGATGAGCTCTTTTGATTTCCAAGATCATGATCAGGCACCGCCAGCCGATGAAAATGAGCAAATACTCTCACCGCAGTTCGACGCCGATGGCGCTTGTGTTAATGGTTGGGTGTGTGAGCATCGCTGGCGTCAAATCTATAATATGGTGGGCTTCAAGAATGCAGTGCGCGGCACCGAAGTGTCCAATTGGTGGGACAATGACGATAATCAAATTGCCTTCTGTCGTGGTAATCGTGGTTTTATCGCCTTCAATGGCAATGGATGGGATCTGAAGGAGCGTTTACATACTTGTCTGCCAGCGGGTGTTTACTGTGATGTGATCTCTGGTGCGCTGGTGAACGGGAAATGCACGAGTAAAACGGTGGTTGTGGACGAGTGGGGTTATGCCGACATTGATTTGGGCGCAAATGAGTTCGATGGCGTCTTGGCCATACATGTAAATGCCAAGTTAGAAGAGCACAAGGAGCGCAAGGCAGAAAATATGATAGGAATGCTGATAAAGGAAGTTTATTCCGAGTGTCACATATACTATGTGTTGCAAAATCAATTGCCGTTTATAGAGCTAAGTGAAACCGAAACCGCATTTacggaaaagaaagaaaaagttttgagtATTGACTCTCCAATTGCGAAGGAAGAGATTATTGTGAATACACCAAATATTAGTAATAAAGTGGCATacattttagatattttacCTGAGTCGTATTATTTACGTTGTGACTTCTAGTATCAAGCACTGCGCCAATTATTGTTTATTCGAGAACGGCCTAAAAGATTACTAATGTTCAGTTACTGTCATAAGACTCAAAAGAGTTCCTTAAAGTTGCATCGCTGGTAATCTCTAATTCGTGGTATTCAAATACTACGTCAGAGAACTTACAAGTTGcttacatcagcttctttgcaaaatatgttcGGAATGAAAGCATGTCCAACAATTGGAACCTACCGTGGGATAATCCTCCTCAACATCTTTATATCCGATGTAGAGGAGGATTATTATCGATCGCTGTATGTGAAAAACTGAAGCCCATCGTCAATAAACTGTTTTTACCGTATCAGTGGGGCTTAAGACTGGAAAATCGACTATGGACTAGATTTTCAagatgcgccaaatcttggaaaagacccttgAAAGAAAGATcgacaccacctcttcgtcgattttaaagccaaCAGCACGAAAACAAACAGGTGTATCCAGAAAGTAGTACGAGCTACAGAGCTAAAAAGTTGAGGTATAATCTTCTATACAATCAGTGCtggttctgctttcttcagaccgAATAACGAAGTGAGGCGTTTGGATaactcctgtcatcaaacaaacagtcgaaaCTTTACAAGTCcgtcattattcccgttctgcttTAAGGTGCGGAGACATGGACTATAACATCGTCTGACGAGGTAGCCTTAgaagtgttcgagagaaaggtgtTGCAGAAATTTTATGTTCCtgtgcgcattggccacggcgaataccacagtcgatggaacgatgatctGTGATGAAATATACTACGACATTGATATAGCTCAGCGAATGAAGGGATAAAGGCTTCACCGGCtatgtcatgttgtccggatgaatGAGAACCCTACAACTTTGAAGGAACTCGactcagtacccgccggtggcaGCGGTTATATGTTACCAATTACCATatcttagcaaaaaaatttaaaaaaatttcaaatactcatttctttcatttaaaaacgacaaaattttatttgcttcaaaaaaCATACATTCAAGttattttctgtgttttttttttttgtaatttcagcaCAGCTTCGTCTATAGTTAgccataaatacatataaagtacTGCAAAATGCCataataatacttttaattaaccatttttgtttacaatggTGATAAAGATTAGGGCTTTGTGGctcttttaatgatttttaaaatatattttaatattcttttaaatatatatttcttaaatttatttttagtttttttctttaatttttattacatttttcaataatttttttttttttcttctaattttactattacattttctttaccaactctatagtatattatatgaatgtgtatgtatttatttttccttatgaaatgctatgaaataaatatttatgagtttTTCGCAAAGCAAATTCCCAGCACTTTttcgttaataaatataaactgcGCTCT includes:
- the LOC105226715 gene encoding LOW QUALITY PROTEIN: alpha-amylase-related protein (The sequence of the model RefSeq protein was modified relative to this genomic sequence to represent the inferred CDS: substituted 1 base at 1 genomic stop codon); this encodes MLKTNILSYVGLGLLILIAAVKAQHEPHWWAERNTIVHLFEWKWTDIARECERFLAPRGFAGVQVSPVAENVVIAGRPWWERYQPVSYKLITRSGNESEFADMVRRCNAVGVRIYVDVLLNHMAASYDGVVYGTGGSIAYPNAKYFPAVPYTAQDFHSTCDIQDWNDRFQVQNCXLVRLKDLDQSSDRVRAKLLGFLNQLIELGVAGFRVDAAKHVPAEDLKLIYESMHDLNTAHGFARNARPFIYQEVVDYGFEQISKYEYSPLGAVTEFRFSEEIGGAFRGYNQLKWLRNWGTEWSFLPSEHAFVFVDNHDNQREGNNVLTYKNAKQYKMANAFALAYPYGIMRVMSSFDFQDHDQAPPADENEQILSPQFDADGACVNGWVCEHRWRQIYNMVGFKNAVRGTEVSNWWDNDDNQIAFCRGNRGFIAFNGNGWDLKERLHTCLPAGVYCDVISGALVNGKCTSKTVVVDEWGYADIDLGANEFDGVLAIHVNAKLEEHKERKAENMIGMLIKEVYSECHIYYVLQNQLPFIELSETETAFTEKKEKVLSIDSPIAKEEIIVNTPNISNKVAYILDILPESYYLRCDF